From Campylobacter concisus, a single genomic window includes:
- the rsmA gene encoding 16S rRNA (adenine(1518)-N(6)/adenine(1519)-N(6))-dimethyltransferase RsmA, protein MIKAKKHFGQNFLQDKATLDKIIQAIPNDVANVVEIGPGLGDLTFRLLQIYKTTCFEIDCELFQILKVKFANEIQNGQLKLFCKDALEQWQQEGGLSSKNYFLVANLPYYVATKMILNAIDDEKCLGLIVMIQKEVALKFSAKSKDKEFSSLSILASLQGRCELLFDVDAKLFNPPPKVTSSVIKLQKTKKIFGKDGIFKDAKQYEAFKAFLRATFASPRKTLLKNLSINFDKKALEEIFEDLGLAKNLRPHELDVDSYLKVFERLKEDNERQKRRESCN, encoded by the coding sequence ATGATAAAGGCAAAAAAGCACTTTGGACAGAATTTTTTACAGGACAAAGCGACACTAGATAAGATCATCCAAGCGATACCCAATGACGTAGCAAACGTCGTTGAGATTGGGCCTGGCTTAGGTGATTTGACATTTAGACTTTTGCAAATTTACAAGACGACCTGTTTTGAGATAGATTGTGAGCTGTTTCAAATTTTAAAGGTCAAATTTGCAAATGAGATCCAAAATGGACAATTAAAACTTTTTTGTAAAGATGCTTTAGAGCAGTGGCAGCAAGAGGGCGGACTAAGTAGCAAAAACTACTTTTTGGTCGCAAATTTGCCCTATTACGTTGCTACGAAGATGATCCTAAATGCGATAGATGACGAAAAATGCCTTGGGCTTATCGTGATGATACAAAAAGAGGTTGCTCTTAAATTTAGTGCAAAGAGCAAGGATAAAGAATTTAGCTCTTTATCGATCCTCGCTTCACTTCAAGGCAGGTGTGAGCTTTTGTTTGACGTGGATGCAAAGCTTTTTAATCCACCCCCAAAGGTCACATCTTCAGTCATCAAACTACAAAAAACAAAAAAGATTTTTGGCAAAGACGGGATTTTCAAAGATGCAAAACAATACGAGGCTTTTAAAGCATTTTTAAGAGCTACGTTTGCTTCCCCAAGAAAGACGCTTTTGAAAAATTTATCCATAAATTTCGACAAAAAAGCGTTAGAAGAAATTTTTGAAGATCTAGGCTTAGCTAAAAATTTACGTCCACATGAGCTAGATGTCGATTCTTATCTAAAAGTATTTGAAAGATTAAAGGAAGATAATGAACGACAAAAACGAAGAGAAAGTTGTAACTAA